The window TGTTGATCGGCTTTCTTCTGAGCAGTCTTCTGCGAGTCATTTTGCTCAGCACTGTTTGAGAACGAGATATACGTGGCGTCGTCGTAGATGCCATCGCCATCGGTGTCTGTGTACGAAGCGAAGGCGTCGTACACGCCGTCGTTGTCGTAGTCGTAGTAGTTCGAGGTGTACTCGTAGTTGCCGTCGTTGTTGGAGTCACCGTAGTCCGAGTACCCGTGGTCGTAGTAATCGTAGAACCAAGTGTCACTCGAATCAGTATCGGCGTAGTACCCGTGATCTTTGTTGGTCCAGTCGATGTCGTTGTCTGAGTCGCTGGACGTCAGGGCTTCATCGCGGTCGTACGTTTCGTTGTCCCACCGTCCGATCGCTTCGTCGGTTGGGTTGTAATCATTTCCGTCGAACCATTCGCTGACGTCATACCAGGCATCGTCCTCGTAATAAGGCGATCCGGTTTCCCATTCCCATCCGAAACCTGCTTTCGCGGTGGATGCAGCGGCCAGTGGCGTGATCAGTCCGGCCGCAACAGCAAGTACAAGACGTCGTTGGCGTGTAGGTAGTCGCTTAGTCATTTCGGTCTCCTGTGTAGGGGCACAAATTGACGCGTGCGTTCACGTTCACAGAGCGTCGTTCAGGAGACAAATGGCCGCAAAGTCGATGCCAAAAAAGACATTGGCGCAGCGAGAGTTGCGCAACCAAATCGCTTTGGCGGGAAACTCTCAGGCGTTGCAGCGGGCCGCGGTGGAAAGCAAAAAGTCCAGTGATTCCCGCTGCGAAACGCTGTTGTGGATCAGCCCATTTCAGCCTTGATCAGGTCGATCAAGTCTTGCGTTTGCAACTTCGCGGCGGCATCGGTGCCATCCAAGATGCCGGCAACGAGCTCTCGCTTGTCTGCATGCAACTGAAGGATTTGCTCCTCGATCGTTCGCTCAGCGACCAATCGATAAACCGTCACCGCACGTTCTTGCCCAATGCGGTGCGCTCGGTCAGTTGCTTGGTCTTCGACGGCGGGATTCCACCATGGATCCAAGTGCAACACATAGTCAGCCGCGGTCAGGTTCAAACCGGTTCCACCAGCCTTCAATGAGATCAAGAACAGATCGCCTTCGCCGTTTTGGAAAGCATCGACGCGGCGTTGTCGTTCGTGCGACGGAGTGGCACCATCAAGGTACTGATACGATATTCCACGTTCGTCCAAAGCGGCTCGCACCACGCTGAGGTGTTTGACGAATTGGCTGAACACGAGGGCGCGGTGATCACCTTCGCGAAGCTCTTCCACCAGTGACAAGAACAGTTGCAATTTGGAAGAGGTTCCCTTCCAGCTTGGTTCGACCAACGATGGGTGACAGGCAAGTTGACGCAGACGGGTCAACCATGACAGTGTTTGAATTCGACGCCGGCCTTCGTGCGATGGTGCTCCGCCGCCCGCGGTCAATTCCGCTAGCGCGGCCAAACGAGCGTCTTCGTAAAGTTTGCGTTCGGGCGCCGACAATTCCGCGCGAAGCGTGATCTCGGTTCGAGGCGGCAATTCTTTCAGCACTTTGTCTTTGGTCCGGCGCAACACAAATGGGCGAACCAAACGCGCCAACGATTCACGGCGATCCGCGTCGCTGTGTCGTTCAATCGGTTCGGCGAATCGACTTCGGAATCTTTGCCATGATCCGAGCAAGCCGGGACTCAACGTTCGGAAGAGACTCCACAACTCGCCGAGGTGATTCTCCAGTGGCGTACCGGAAAGCCCCAAACGCCAATCCGCTTGGATCGTTCGAATGGCTTGCGAAGTTTTGGTTTGCGAGTTCTTGATGAATTGAGCTTCGTCGAGCACCAACGTGTGCCAACCTCGCGAAGCGAATCGTTTCGCGTCGCGTTGCAGCAATTGGTAGCTGACAATCAGCAAGTCGTTCGGGCCCGCGGTCTTGATGACTTCGTCTCGATCGCAATCGCGGTAAAGCTTGCCGGTCAACGCGGGAGTGAATTTCTCCGCTTCTCGGACCCAGTTCTCACCGACACTGGTTGGCGCCACGACCAACGCGGGGCCAACGGGGCCACGTTCGACCAAGATGCCAAGCGTCTGAACCGTTTTACCGAGACCCATGTCATCGGCCAAAACACCACCGACGCCCCAGCGACTCAAACGAGCCAACCATCGGTAGCCGTCCAACTGGTAATCACGAAGCGTTGCGTCCAAGCCTTCCGGACGATCGGGCGACCAATCCTGAAGCGAATCGAGACGCTCAATCGCTTGGTGCCAAGCCGCGGTTGTTTCCAGCGTCACGTCGTCGCCAAGAACGTCGCGAGCCAATGGCACGGCCGCTCCGGCCAATCGCAGTTGTCCTTTCTCGCTGACCAGCGTATCGCCCAACTGAGTCAAACGTTTGCGAAACGCCTCGCTGATTTTCGCGAAACGGCGATCGCCGACACGGACGAGTTGCCGGTCTTCGCGGACCGCCATTAACAGATCTTGCAGTGGCACGTCGACACCATCGACGGTCACGGTTCCCGTCATGCCGAACCAGTCCGGTGAGTCATCGATTTTGATTCGTAGGGACTTCGGTGTGATCTCACCACGAACGCGGAACGTTTCTCCTTCGGGCCAAACGATTCGGGGTGATTCATCACCGGCGTCATGCAAACGACCGAGCAAATCCAATGCGGCGTGATCGGTCAGCGCGACCCACTCCATAGTGCTTTCGTGAGACAGGCGGCTGAGTCCAAAACGTTGCACAATCTTTTCGGCAGATTCCAATTCCGCTTTCAAATCGCGTTGCAATCGAATCGGACCGGTCTCGGCCAGGCACGGCACCAACTCGGGAGCATCCCCAGGAATCAACGAATCTCGTAAACGTGACTCGTACACCCGCAGAGATACCTTCAGTCCTGCCCCCGGACGCGGACGCATTTGCAGCACCAACTCACACGGAGCCGGAACGATTGGGCCGGCCAATTGCGGTGGCAACTCCACTCGAATCAGCGAGTCGATCGATCCAGCGGCCAGAGCCAAACGCGAAGCGGTCGCGTGATCAAGCAGGGTGTCGCGGTAATCGCCGCGCAGCAAGAACTGAATGATCCCGATCGCGGCGGGATCGGCCAGTGTGCACAGGACGATGCGGTCTTCGTCGGCGTCGGCCAAAATGATCGCCGGCTCGACGGGGCTCAGTCCGCCGACAACGATCTCGCACTTTTGCACATCGATGTCGATTCCGTCGACCGACAGTCGCGGTTGGAATTGCACCTCGACCTTTTCGTCATCGGGAATCAAATCGTCGGGGATCAAACCATCAGCGGATGGAGCCTCGATGGAGTCGAGTTCCGATTCGGGCATCGTCATCGTTGCGGTGACGTTGCCCAATAACTCATCGGCCGATTTACCCGAACGTTTGCCTGATGACTTGCGAGTGGTTTTTGCCGCGGTCTTTTTCTTCGAAGCTTCGCCGTCGGTTTGGCTTTTGGATGCTTTGGGTTTCTTGGACTGTTCGACTTCGACGGGCTGCAACGTCAACAACAACTGACTGCAGAAAACTTCCACGGGAAGTGCGTTTTGATCGTCCCAGGCAACATTCTCGTGGCCGGCCAGCATTCGCAAGGCTTCGAAGATGGCGTAGTTGTCGTCATGAACGCCGTGTGTCGGCACCGACGTCAGCGATGCGATCTTGCTGTCCAGTGGATCGGTCAACAAGTTTTGATCCAGCAAATCAAAGCTGCGGACTTCGCGACCCTTCGTCCAACCCTTGCCACCCTTGCGTTGCTTTTGTTCAAACGGCGTGATTGTCAGTGGTGCCGTTTGCGATGCCATGTTCACGCGAACTCGCCATTGCAAACGAGTGGGTTCAGCGTCTTCGGCGGGTGCCGGTCGCGAATTTTTAGCTCGTCGCAACAGTTCATCAACGAACTGCTTGCCCGCCGCGACCGCGTCAGCTTTCAGGCCGCCCAAAAATTCGATCAGCTGCCCGTTGCCGTTTCTGCGAGCGATTTGTTCTTGCAACCACCACGCGGCGGCCAGTGTGTGCGGGCACGAATTGTCTCGCAGAAAAGCCACGCATCCGCACTGGCATTCGCTGGACAGTTCGCCGACTCCGCCGGGATCGTCCTCGTCGACTTGCGGGACGATTTCGAGAGCAACGGTTTGCTGCTTTTCTCGGTTGCCAACCACTTGGAAATCAAAGCGAACACCGTTGTCGCCTTGAGTCAGGGTTGGGGTCTTCACCGTCAGCATTGCTGCGCGGGAATCGAAACCCTGGTCGTGCGAATCAACGAGACGCTCCACCGCCTCGCCCATCAGCAATCCAAGCGATCCGAGTTGGTCTTCCGCGATCCAGTCCATGCGTGTTGCTTCTCAGAAGGTGCAATTCAAAAAACGAGCGAAACAGGTTACACGCGATGACGGCGTAAAGCGATGGTGCAAAGCGACAACCTCCCACGTCGGAGCTCAATGGACGATTCGTCCCCCAAAGGGTGCTCTTGTGCCTCGAACCAGCCATCTCGCGGCGACTGACCGAACCGACTACTATGATGGCGCTAAGGCGAAAGCCGGCGGAGTGGCACCGGTCGCGTGCCAAACCATCCCACCCGGCCCCTTTTCAGATCGACTCGGTTGTTTCCAGCCCGGTTGGACAAAGGTGGTTGTTCACACGTTGTGTGCGGGAGTTCCTTGGGAATGACACTCGGACAAGACACTTTGTTGCCAGGGATCGTTCCGGAGGGGATTTTCGGACAATCCTTCGAAAGTTGAGGATCGCTTGATTCAGGCGTTTCCATCAACTCGAACGAACGTCGGGGAAACGGATGGCGGGCGACAGGGGTGAGCCGCACCGTCTCGGTTGCCAGGATGGTCCTGAGTAACGTTTCGGACGTTTCCCGATAGTTTTTTGTTCGGTCTTTGAATCGCTGGTTGCCATGGGGCAAATGCATTTTGATGTCCCTGACGCAGCGAACGAGTTCTTTGAATCGACTCGTTGGGAAGACGCGTATCTATGCGGCATCGAAGGGGTGCCGTGGCAGTCGCGGAATTCTTACTCGAACGGCCGCTTCACGCTGACTCGCGGCGTCGATACATCGGCCAAATTGTTCCTGACTTGCCCAATTCCCTCCATCGGGTATCGCCAACTCAGCACATGCAGTTTGCGTTGTCTGGACCGTTCCCACCGACTGTTTGTCGAATTGGCTCGGGGAAGTTGTTATCGCGTTCGTGTTCAAGCCGATGTCTGGCAACGCGGCGGGTTGGTTCTCAGTGATCGATTCGACGACTTCTTAACGCGAGGCACCAAGCGTTTTCTGGATGCGGCGCAGTGTGCCCCAGACGATCCGTCGTGCGTGGATGCCGCCTTGGAAGCCATCGAAGCTCTCGAGCACGCCTCCAACGAACTGGGCGATCTGTTCTCGACTCAGTCCGTTGCCTATCGCCGTAGTCGCGAAACTCGGTTGAGCACCATGTTGGCCGTCGGAGTCTTGCCGCCGCTGCCTGCCACCGAAGTCACCGCGGACATGCAATCCGGGCGTGCCAGCAATTCAATTGACGAACAAGCCACCATCACGCGAGCGTTCAACGCCGCCGCGGTTCGAATCAGCTGGGGCGAAATCGAAACCGATTCGGGGCGTCCGAATTACGAACCCACCGATGAAGCCCTGACCGCGTGTGCCCAAATGGGACTGCGTGTGATCGGCGGACCGGTTATCGATTACCGCAAAGGTCTGCTGCCGGATTGGTTGACTTTGTTGGACGACGACTTCGACAAGTTGATGTCGACAATGACCAGCTTCGTCGAGAAAACGGTCGTGCAATTTCGCGGACGCGTGAACCTTTGGAACGCCGCCTCCGGACTGAACGTCGCCGGACCGCTCGGTTTTGACGATGAACAAGTCATGCGGTTTTCGATCGGAATTTTGCAGACGATCCGGCGATGCGATCCGAACACGCCCGTTCTGATGTCCCTGGACCAACCTTGTGGCGAATACCTCGCCCGCGATGAACAAGGGATCAGCCCGCTGCACTTCGCCGATGCTTTGCTGCGAAGCGGTTTGGGGTTGGCTGGGATCGGATTGAATTTCCGGTTTGGTTTCGACGACGGTGACACTCACCCTCGATCGGCGGTCGAGTTCGGGCAAATGATCGACCGTTGGGGAACCCTGAACGCTCCGCTGATGGTTCAGTTGTCCGTCGCCGGCGCACCCGGTAAAGACGCCGCCGCACGATTGCCGATTCAAACACGGCCGTTGTCACCCGAAATCAATGGCGAGCCCGACGCTTGGGCGAAGGCTCAGATTGAATTTGTGCAACCACTGATTGAGACGTTGCTATCCAAGCAAATCGTTCACGCGGTGGTGTGGGACGGTTGGTCGGACCAGCATCCTCACATGACGCCGCACGCGGGAGTGATCGATGCCAAAGGCCGACCACGTCCGATGCTTGCCTACCTCACCAAAATCCGCGAAGAGATGTTGATCTGAAAGCGGAGGGTGTCTTTCCTTGCTGACGCGTCAGGTTGGGACAGAAATGTAGGCCAGGTTGTACCTGGCGGGGTGTATGGACGGACATCGCTGAGTCTTGCGTGACCGGCTGGGCGGCTCGCTTTGTTCCAAAGCATCGGCTGGGTGCCAGGTAATGACCTGGCCTACGTTGGTAGCTTCGCCAGTATTCAGACGTGTCCCTCGCTGACGCGTCGGGTTGGGACAGAAATGTAGTCCAGGTTGTACCTGGCGGGATGAATGGACGGACATCGCTGAGTCTTGCGTGACCGGCTGGACGGCTCGCTTTGTTCCAAAGCATCGGCTGGGTGCCAGGTAATGACCTGGCCTACGTTGGTGGCTTCGC of the Rhodopirellula baltica SH 1 genome contains:
- a CDS encoding DUF1589 domain-containing protein, whose amino-acid sequence is MLWNKASRPAGHARLSDVRPYTPPGTTWPTFLSQPDASARKDTLRFQINISSRILVR
- a CDS encoding DEAD/DEAH box helicase — its product is MDWIAEDQLGSLGLLMGEAVERLVDSHDQGFDSRAAMLTVKTPTLTQGDNGVRFDFQVVGNREKQQTVALEIVPQVDEDDPGGVGELSSECQCGCVAFLRDNSCPHTLAAAWWLQEQIARRNGNGQLIEFLGGLKADAVAAGKQFVDELLRRAKNSRPAPAEDAEPTRLQWRVRVNMASQTAPLTITPFEQKQRKGGKGWTKGREVRSFDLLDQNLLTDPLDSKIASLTSVPTHGVHDDNYAIFEALRMLAGHENVAWDDQNALPVEVFCSQLLLTLQPVEVEQSKKPKASKSQTDGEASKKKTAAKTTRKSSGKRSGKSADELLGNVTATMTMPESELDSIEAPSADGLIPDDLIPDDEKVEVQFQPRLSVDGIDIDVQKCEIVVGGLSPVEPAIILADADEDRIVLCTLADPAAIGIIQFLLRGDYRDTLLDHATASRLALAAGSIDSLIRVELPPQLAGPIVPAPCELVLQMRPRPGAGLKVSLRVYESRLRDSLIPGDAPELVPCLAETGPIRLQRDLKAELESAEKIVQRFGLSRLSHESTMEWVALTDHAALDLLGRLHDAGDESPRIVWPEGETFRVRGEITPKSLRIKIDDSPDWFGMTGTVTVDGVDVPLQDLLMAVREDRQLVRVGDRRFAKISEAFRKRLTQLGDTLVSEKGQLRLAGAAVPLARDVLGDDVTLETTAAWHQAIERLDSLQDWSPDRPEGLDATLRDYQLDGYRWLARLSRWGVGGVLADDMGLGKTVQTLGILVERGPVGPALVVAPTSVGENWVREAEKFTPALTGKLYRDCDRDEVIKTAGPNDLLIVSYQLLQRDAKRFASRGWHTLVLDEAQFIKNSQTKTSQAIRTIQADWRLGLSGTPLENHLGELWSLFRTLSPGLLGSWQRFRSRFAEPIERHSDADRRESLARLVRPFVLRRTKDKVLKELPPRTEITLRAELSAPERKLYEDARLAALAELTAGGGAPSHEGRRRIQTLSWLTRLRQLACHPSLVEPSWKGTSSKLQLFLSLVEELREGDHRALVFSQFVKHLSVVRAALDERGISYQYLDGATPSHERQRRVDAFQNGEGDLFLISLKAGGTGLNLTAADYVLHLDPWWNPAVEDQATDRAHRIGQERAVTVYRLVAERTIEEQILQLHADKRELVAGILDGTDAAAKLQTQDLIDLIKAEMG